AGAAAGGCGTTTTGAACCCAAAAGTTGACTATAGGCGAATGCGTtgattaaatacatttattatatttttagttaatatgTCTTTATCaagtataacaaaaaaaatattgctCGTACTCCACTTCCATCAAATGTCAATAGTCAATAATACCATAATAGTCAATATTTCCACATAATTGAGAACTTTCTTTTATACAACCCGTGGCTTAAAATTTTTCACGAACTTTTATTTATAACCACAACTCAAAGTCTAAAATTCACATTCATAAGAGAAAATTGTGAATTGaacttacataaaaaaaaaagatggaagCAAAGAAAGTATATGAGGTGACACTAAATTCAGGAAAAAAGATGCCAATGATAGGACTAGGAACTGCAACAGCACCTCTTCCATCAAATGAAGCTCTTATTTCAATTTTGGTTGATGCAATTGAAATTGGTTATAGACATTTTGATACTGCTGCTGTATATGGTAGTGAAGAATCTCTAggaaaagctatttcaaaggcTTTAGAGTTAGGCCTTATCAAAAATAGAGATGAAGTTTTCATTACTTCCAAGTTATGGTGTACTCATGCTCACCCTAATCTTGTTCTTCCAGCTCTCAAAACAACTCTCAAGCAAGCATAATTCTCTAtccctttattattttttatttgtataaataTGACTATATATAGTCTATGCAATTATAgtgtttttcttgttttttttttttttaattcagtctttacaaattcaaaaattattgtttttaatatttgatgtaCAATGTACTCAAAAAATTATCTTACCTTACTCAATAAATTGACCattatactaaaaataataattttttgtatgtactgaattttaaaaaaaaattatagggagtaaaataaaacaaaaaatactatagttattgtaaataaatcatatttaaatttttatttattttattttattttattttattttattttaagtttgtgtCTTTTTGTTCtcttaagtttattttttattttttttggttggaaTTGTTTAGAAAACTTGGGTTGGAGTATGTTGATCTCTACTTGATTCATTGGCCAGTGAGGTTGAGACAAGATGTTGTAGGCTTTAACTACACAGGTGAAGATGTGATTCCTTTTGACATAAAAGGAACATGGAAAGCTATGGAAGATTGTAATAAATTAGGCTTAGCTAAGTCTATTGGTGTTAGCAACTTTGGCATCAAAAAGCTTTCTCTAATCTTAGAAAATGGCACCATTCCTCCTGCAGTTAATCAGGTactacttatttaattaaagggttaaataagttttttaattcatataaaattgtaaaattttatttttaatatctgaAATTTGTTCACATTTTTAGTTATTACAAAATTATtctacaattaattataatatctgTTGGAacgaaatatattttattatccattaaatttaaaaattttaattgaatattttacaaagaaatttagaacattttaaaaagaatctctataaaaatttagaactttttaatttaaaataaattaaatatgagatttttaAATGTCATCAATTTAAGATAAAAGTAACGAAAATATGGGGCTGAATATTAAATTTCGAAATAACTTTTTGTAGAGAAACTTTTTATAATTCTTTaaacatatttacaaaaatataattttaaaatatatgttatcatTTCAGTAATAGCTAAAACTATTTATAGGATAATTTTGCAGGTGAAAAAAATCACGACTTTTTATAAacactaaaaacttatttaattaatccttatttaaattaataattaaatctattattatttttctacatctacatttaattacttttacGGATGttctcttcaattttttttttaaataccaaaatataCTCTACTTTTTGGACTTTCAATAGGTTACATTTTCAATTTGGGTCATGTAATTGGTGACTTctactaaaatatatatatattttatattaaaagttataaaaaccaaaattcatgcataaattattaaaaataataattaattataataacaatataaattaattaaaattagtaaaaaaatagattgaatAGAGTTATTAGAAATATTCGAACAATATTATAGATTATGATTgaaatagttaattttaaataatggatgtgtttgtttcaaattttaataccTTTAATGTTTTaatggtgtttgtttcatatttctgaaaaatcaatttttagctaaaaatgaaaaactaaaaatagtaGTTTCTCACATTCCCTTCATCAATAGATGAGAGAGAAAGATgctacaaattttaaaaacacaaaactTAAGTCATTAACGAGAGAAAATCATGTAAGTACCCTTACCCTTTTTAGAAAATCCAAAATTGTCctatttcaatttttactaggttttgatatatatatatatatatatatatatatatatatatatatatatatatatatatttttgacaaaGTTACAcacaacacacacacacacacacacatatatatatatatatatatagatattttatgtttaatgttttttaattctACTAGAAATAAGATAAGATCTTGTTAGATGTTCTAATTGGATGTTTTATCAATAGTGTTACGagggaatttttttttactgtctACCAGCAATTCCACTATTATTATAAGATATTATTCgatttttagtataaaaaaaaatacaagaaaaataagtaaacaataatgaaataatttattcatattatagtttaaaaaatcacttttaaacaattacatacaaataaattaaaaatcatttaaaaaaaatcagttttacGATAATAAAAaaacgaaaattaaaaaatcatttttagataaatctatataaaaaactaaattttctaaactaaaaataatttttatttaaactcaaacaaattcgcCCAATATCAAATTCAACTGGAACAGTTATATAAAATTGGAAGAAAAGCGAAATTTTAACACATCTTCGTACAAAAGATGTTTCAGATAGACAATTAAATACACCGCATGTTTTTGCTAATTGTGTGTGATAAGTGTTAAAGATGATTATAAGTAGGGATGAAATTAGCATAGAAAGTTAGCTGATTAATGCATAAAGTTGAAATGCACTCTTATTTGAATTTAGGTGCAATTGAATCCATCATGGCAACAAGGGAAACTGAAGGATTTTTGCAAGCAAAAAGGAATTCATATGAGTGCATGGTCACCATTAGGAGGATACAAAGTTTTTTGGGGTTCTAATGTTGTCATGGAGAATCCAATTCTTCATGAAATTGCTGAGGCTAGAAATAAGACTATAGCTCAGGTgcatctcattttattttattttatttcaagctatttttatttacaacttTGAACTATCTTATCCTAAACAAACTTTCCTAAACACATATGTTGTGATGGCTATTATGATAAAAGTCAATCTCTAACATAGATATCATGCAGATAGCACTAAGATGGATACTTGAGCAAGGGACAAGTGCAATTGTGAAAAGCTTCAACAAAGAAAGGATGAAACAAAAccttgaaatatttgattgggAATTGAGCCAAGAGGAATTGGACAAAATCAATAAGATTCCACAATGCATACCTTACAATGCAGAAATGTTTGTATCCAAAAATGGACCTTACAAATCCTTGGAAGAGTTATttgaataaacaatttaattaaacatttattataCTAGTATTTATGTATAAGATGTTTTGATTAAGTTGTTAAAATTATGTACTCCTTTTATGTATAATACTATTGAGAGATGAGAGAAAATcataattagagaaaaaaaagtaaagtaGTGTTTGGCTTTACAGtgaaaaagtgttttttttatcaaccatgagataaaaaaaaaaccatattttcattttattttttgataaataggATTTTGTCACGGATATTGTtggtattttttatgatttttcttcactttatttattaaaataaaaaataacaataaaagttGTTACATTTACTCTTTTGTTCAACTGTTTTCTCGATTATAGACCGATTTCTAAAATCAAGACGACAATCGTGAAAACAAAGTTACATTTGAATCGGATCTACAAAGATAAACAATAAACCTAAGATCAATAATTGATAGAATTTCTGAAGAAATAATACATAAGTAGGATTAATAGCCAAAATAGTTACCAGTTTACCATACTATTACCTCATATGTAAACATGGTGCCTCCAACACATGCAGTAGAGGTGATTCACAATTCTACCACTAGGACTTTCATGGGGCTCAAATGCAGTGATGAAAAATTCAATCCATAAAAAAATCTCTTTTGCAAAATATAACAGTTTGCCTCACATGCTCCTACTATTATCTCTCTCTTAAACCCCTTATTCCCAAACTAAGTTTCTCCAAACAAACTATAAAGTTGCTTTGCAACAAACATACATTtggagttttatttatttatttgatgtgtCTAAATTTGATCTGAAATGCTACATACATTGAAATATTTATTGCAATTAATAATCATCCATTTGAAATGAATATATGTTCACATCAATGAATGTACATACAGTTTATTTCTCGTAAACTTATATGTCTTATCTCTTCATTCTCCAATGAAAAGTGATCTGATAGTAAGAGTCTTTTGGTTAGACTCTGATACCATCTTATAATTTGAGTTGTCTAATACATTCTTTACAAAATTGACTTGTATGAAAAACTATCACCACATATATACATTTTGGTATATCTTATCTCATCCAAATTGTGAGATTTTTAACACTTTCTATTAGGATCAGTGAATCTGATATCCTCCATGTAGTTTTTCTCCTTGAAAATGTAGATTCCATATTTTGTGGGAACTTTCAACTCCTTATCAAACACATTCCTATACTCAATCTTCAAATGAATCCattcctttttaaaaaatgcTTCACCCAATTTAGATTTGATCAGTTTTCGCTTCTCTTCCCGCGTGTCGTCATATTCTTTAACATCAACCTCAGCTTGCAGTTTCAAATCAAAAACATATGTATGTTCGAGTTGTATCCGATCATCGGGATAATATGACGAACAATGAGGAAGATACAATTTATAGTCACAATCATTGAACAACAGAGTAGCTTCTAATTTAAGAAACATCAGCCAATAATGATAAGACCTTCCATTTTCATTTCTCTTATGCTTCATTGATTtagcaaaaaagaaaattaaagcaGAAGGGAACTTGTTACGAAACCAAAAAGATGTAGATCCTCTGCTTTTGTGATTAAACCATTTTGGAATCATTTCATTTCCTGGTGATGGAAAACTAAACCTGGTTTCTCCAGCCTCATGAACTTGCTGTTAGTTTTTAGATAACATATATTATTACACTATAAATAACGGcttaaatatatgtttgtttCAGATATATTTGTATAGATTGAGACTGTAAAACTCTTACAGTATCAATCAATCTCAGTCGAAGGATCAttataaacttttaatatttattgtaacTATATCAAAAGTCACAACTATGAATAGTTGTGATATGTTAACTTAGTAAAACTTTTTACagagataaaaataaacaaaactacAAGTTACAtgaaccaaacatatatatatttaagccATAATGAAATATTGAATGAAATAGTTAGATAAGAAAAAACATTACCTGATTTAGTAGCATGCTTCTACTTGAGAAATTTAATGATTTGCATCTTAATGCAGAAAAAACTTTGAGATTTGGAGGAATCCCTAAAATTTCCTCAAGAAATTTGCAATCATCCAATTTAAGATTTCGTAGTAATTGACATTCTTTGATGCATTCTGGAAGAATTGtgaaattattttgagaaaGGTCTAGATATTTCACATTTGCAAACCATGTGAGAATAATTGGAATATATACATCAGAGAGGTTGCTGTTTTTTAGGTCAAGATCTATCACATTTGAAGACACTGTGGAACTCAATTTATCATTCTGACTCAGCAATAATGTTTGATTACCCCAAAATGAAATTGTTAACAAATTTGAAATCTCACAAATGCTACTTGATAGAGTGAAAATTCCATTTCCTTCTATACATACATAAACAAGTCCAATGAGATTTTGAAATGAAGTTGGAAAGCCATCTATGGAAGTTCCATCAATTGAAATGGTTTCTATATTTTCCATCTTGTCCAATATTTCTGGAAAACTATGAAGACTCTTACAACCATTAATTTGTAGCTTTTTAAGAGAAGACAACATCAATGGTGGAAAACTCCTCAACTTGACACAATCATTAGCATATAAGAATTCAAGTTTATTCAAGAATCCAatagaattgtgaattgttgttAAATTCTCACAATGCTGAAATGAAAGTTCTTCTAAATTTGGAAGACATGAGACATCTGATATTTGTGTTAAATATTCACAATTGTCCAgttccaaaattttcatattccAAAATGTCTgcataaacaaaaaaagaaatagaaaaatcaaatgaagaatCTCATTGTGAATTTTTAGATAtacagaataaataaaaaaggatttATTTCACTTACCTTGTCGACAAAGCTAGATAGTATACATGTTGAATGAGAGTATTCCCATTTTAATACTCTCAAACTATTTggaaaatttatgaaaaaattacCACTTTTAATTATAAGTGTTTTGAGACTTTTCATCTTCTCGAATGACTTTTTATTCCAATCTAATACCTCTTTAATTGAGTCGCAATCCAGAGATATCATTTCAATTTTACTACTTTCCTGTGAACAAAAAGACATGAATTAAACACATAATAGattaaacttcaaaaaaaaaaaaactagttaaccattaaaaattgaaaaatatgaatcttACTAACCTTATTCTTTTGTAAAACTTCAAATATATCTTCTTGGAACCATAATCTACTACGTTTTTCAGGCTTTTTGGGTGATTCTTGTCGTACAATTTCTTTACCCATGTCCTCTATCAAATCATGTAATGTAACGTTATTTCTAAAATCGAAATGAGTAATCTTAATGAGAGATTTTTCAACCAACACTTTAATTCTATGTTTTATAGAGCAACCATAATGAGCATGAAGTATCTCTTCAACCTCTCTCAATTCACATCCTTTGAAAAAACAAGCAATATCTAAAAAGACACTTTGTTCCTCTTCCTCTAAAGCATCAAAACTTACTTTAAGTAACTTTTGAATTTCTTTATTAGGACTCTTTGTATATCCATCTAATGTATACTTCCATGCTTCTATGCCCTTTCCAAACAAATTTGAACCCAATATTTCAATAGCTAATGGAAGGCCTGAAGTATAACTAATTGCACGGTTTAAAATTGGTTCATAACTTGAATGAACTTTGTTAGATTTAAAACCCATCCACCTCAACAAATCAAGAGCTTCTTTCCCATTTAAACATTCTATTTCATATCTTCTTTCAATATCATGACATTTTAGTAAGTGTTCGTCTCGAGTGGTAACGATGACTCTACTACCACGACCGAACCAGTCTAGCTCTCCGGCCATGGCATGTAACTGTTCTAGTTTGTTAACATCGTCGAGAATTAAAAGAACTTTTTTTGTATGTAGCCTTTCCTTTATGATTTGAATTCCCTCACTAACATCTCCTACCTTAATTTTCAATCCAATTGTTTTTAAAAGGAGCTCTTCTTGGAGATGTTTCAAGTTGTTTTGAGATGAATTTTCTCTCACATTATGAAGAAAACATAAACCTTCAAATTGATCAGCAACAAAATTGTAAATTGCTCTTGCAAGTGTTGATTTTCCCATTCCTACGGTACCAAAAATTCCCACCATGTTCACCCCATCATTGGATCCCTCGTCAAGAAGCAATTTAACTTGTTGTACTCGAGACCGTAATCCAACGGGGTAGTTCGCAACATGCAATGAAATACGATTGATCTTGTTGGAGATGTATTTCACTATTTCCCCAATAAACTTGTATTCATATCTATAATTCATGTTCGCTAAGATAAGTTagtaaatcaattaaaattacatccatcttataaatgatatatatttctCTACATAGTATAACCttcaaaataaagtaataaaagtCTATTCATATAATCAATATCTTTAACTTCCTCTACATGTAGAGTAGTTTTCATAGTGAACTTTTTGCGATATTCACATAATCAATATCTTTAACTTCCTTTACATGTAAAGTAGTTTTCAGAGTGAACTTTTTacgatattttaattaaatcttaACATTTTATAACagagaaaattttcaaacttaaaGAACTGCAtgtgtaatttaatatattacacCAATTGttttcacatttattttgatcatcattgcatcgatttttatgaccatcaattcatttcttttcaatttcttttatttttatttcttattattatttttatattttagaaaatagtctgaacaagaattagaggcaaacaagcaCCGAAAACACctgtgattgttaaaagcttatatccctaattatttatttttatttttatatttattcacatatatttattattattattattattatttccttttttaataaaaagtaaaaattagataaaattaggtgtcaacacttattttaaaaattcgatAGTTTTGGtttctctttttaattttttaattaaaaaataatgacgtgagatattttaaataatgaaatGAAACATATGATAGAATGatgtaaaaaatgattaatacctatgaaattgaaataaagtaTCGTAACAATTTTGATTtcaactttgaattttttttttcatttaattaatgatacatgaataattaatgcatctaaatgattctatattatagaattatatttgacattattaaaaatatgtcaaatcgtcgttttttagttcaaaaatatgagaaataaaCTAAAACTGTTGACGTGTAAAATACGAGGATTAATtccataaattattaataatagaaGGACTAGAACTGCAATTGCAATTGACTTGAGAAAATTAAACCGCTACTATTAGTTATCCATAATCACGGCTAAGAGGAGTTAGCATCTGATTTGTTTAGTAAATATAGTAATTGTTATTCTTATTGTAAACACAtttcaatcaattaaaaaaagattattgataatttatttgcattttacttttacttatgtttttttaattcttaaaactTTCATTGTCTTAATTGCAAAACTTGAGAATGTTAGGTGAATAGTAGTTGTTTAGCGTACATAATTTCAAACACGATCATAGAGTCTAGTTGAgtaaagaaaattgatttaagtataattttagtttatttattttttttatttatgaaattggtattcctattttaaaaaatcgatAGTTTTGGtccatcttttttattttttaattaaaaaatgatgacgtgAGAAGTTTTAAATAATGAAATGAAAGAATGATAGGatgatgtaaaatgattaagatctatgaaattgaaataaaatatcgtaaaaatttagatttcaactttgattttttttatatttttaatttaattaatgatatatgaataattaatgaatCTAAATGATTCTACATTATAGAATTATATTTGacgttattaaaaatatgtcaaatcgttgttttttagttcaaaaatatgagaaataGACTAAAACTGTCGACGTGTAAAATACAGAGATCAATtccataaattattaatattagaagaactaaaactacaattaaactaagaaaattaatcatGGCTAAAAGGAGTTAGCCTCTGATTTGTTTAGTAAATATAGTAagtgttattgttattgtaaacacatttcaattaattattaaaaaaattattaacaatttatttacattttactttcacttatgtttttttaattcttaaaattttcattgtcTTACTTGACTCTTTTTAGAGTAGTTAAAGAgtctaaaatttatttcttgATGTAATAGCTTGAAGCAAAAAAAATCGTTGTTGAGAACTTTTAATTGACCACTTCATCTAATTTTCATGGTCTTTCTtgttgtatattatttttagatgatatatattttattatttttaaatttaaaaatattagaatataaaatttacttttttattaattacaaatttattttagacatttttaataaacaaaaatgcatttatttttagagactaaaaacgGTAATTGATCTGTGTTAGTTATTGCAAGAAGTTCCTTTTTTATATGCCTATAATAACAGTAGAATTGTAGTTCAACTCGTGTTTTATTCTATAAAATGTTCATGtggtcatatatatatattaaaccatCAAGTGGTCAGAATATGTAACATCCAACTACTATAACAAATTGTATAACAAATCACTTATATAGAAAATGACttatataatatatgtataGACATATTTGACAcaaatttaaatacaaatattttttctctctcctAAGATACTTGTTGTGTCATCTTGAGATTGAATGATTAAATAAGATAGTtgatatatctatatatataaagaagaTATGTTATTGTGAGAGATGAGAGGATAAAAGAAAGCACCGCCACTGCAAATTTAACCACTTTTAGTACTGAAATTGACTCCCTTCTTCCCACAATCAACACTACAAAAGggacccttttaatttttttctttcaattttgagttctacattttttcaatttttgttaatgtaaatatttgagtttttgaGTTCTACGTTCTTCTATTAAGTTTGTAAT
This region of Cicer arietinum cultivar CDC Frontier isolate Library 1 chromosome 8, Cicar.CDCFrontier_v2.0, whole genome shotgun sequence genomic DNA includes:
- the LOC101503177 gene encoding methylecgonone reductase-like translates to MEAKKVYEVTLNSGKKMPMIGLGTATAPLPSNEALISILVDAIEIGYRHFDTAAVYGSEESLGKAISKALELGLIKNRDEVFITSKLWCTHAHPNLVLPALKTTLKKLGLEYVDLYLIHWPVRLRQDVVGFNYTGEDVIPFDIKGTWKAMEDCNKLGLAKSIGVSNFGIKKLSLILENGTIPPAVNQVQLNPSWQQGKLKDFCKQKGIHMSAWSPLGGYKVFWGSNVVMENPILHEIAEARNKTIAQIALRWILEQGTSAIVKSFNKERMKQNLEIFDWELSQEELDKINKIPQCIPYNAEMFVSKNGPYKSLEELFE
- the LOC105851126 gene encoding TMV resistance protein N-like; the protein is MNYRYEYKFIGEIVKYISNKINRISLHVANYPVGLRSRVQQVKLLLDEGSNDGVNMVGIFGTVGMGKSTLARAIYNFVADQFEGLCFLHNVRENSSQNNLKHLQEELLLKTIGLKIKVGDVSEGIQIIKERLHTKKVLLILDDVNKLEQLHAMAGELDWFGRGSRVIVTTRDEHLLKCHDIERRYEIECLNGKEALDLLRWMGFKSNKVHSSYEPILNRAISYTSGLPLAIEILGSNLFGKGIEAWKYTLDGYTKSPNKEIQKLLKVSFDALEEEEQSVFLDIACFFKGCELREVEEILHAHYGCSIKHRIKVLVEKSLIKITHFDFRNNVTLHDLIEDMGKEIVRQESPKKPEKRSRLWFQEDIFEVLQKNKESSKIEMISLDCDSIKEVLDWNKKSFEKMKSLKTLIIKSGNFFINFPNSLRVLKWEYSHSTCILSSFVDKTFWNMKILELDNCEYLTQISDVSCLPNLEELSFQHCENLTTIHNSIGFLNKLEFLYANDCVKLRSFPPLMLSSLKKLQINGCKSLHSFPEILDKMENIETISIDGTSIDGFPTSFQNLIGLVYVCIEGNGIFTLSSSICEISNLLTISFWGNQTLLLSQNDKLSSTVSSNVIDLDLKNSNLSDVYIPIILTWFANVKYLDLSQNNFTILPECIKECQLLRNLKLDDCKFLEEILGIPPNLKVFSALRCKSLNFSSRSMLLNQQVHEAGETRFSFPSPGNEMIPKWFNHKSRGSTSFWFRNKFPSALIFFFAKSMKHKRNENGRSYHYWLMFLKLEATLLFNDCDYKLYLPHCSSYYPDDRIQLEHTYVFDLKLQAEVDVKEYDDTREEKRKLIKSKLGEAFFKKEWIHLKIEYRNVFDKELKVPTKYGIYIFKEKNYMEDIRFTDPNRKC